The stretch of DNA CGGTCTGAACTTGTCCAGCGTCATGTGAGATACCCCACGAAGTCGACGTCACCGGCGCTCGGATCGCGCTCGCCCGCTGCAACCGCCGCGAGTTCGTCCGCGACGGCTGCCGGCTCGCGATCGGTCGTGTCGATCTCGTAGACCGACTCGAGCCCGTGTTCATCGACGGCCTCCGAGAGGATCACGTCCAGCGCTTCGCTCTCGGCGTTCTCCCTCGCTTTCGCCGCGGTCTCCCCGCGCTCGAGCAGCCGCTCCTCGAGCGTCTCCGGGCGACACCGCAACACGGCGACCCGATCGGCGTCGAAGTGGTGTGCGAGGTGTGATTCGATCACGACCTCGTCGCGCCCCTCGAGCCACTCGCCGATAGCCGCGAGGTCGGCGACCTTGCTGTCGCGATCCGTATCGACCTCGGTGTACAGGCCGTCGTCCTCGAGGACCCGGTTGAGATGGATCACCTCGAGGTCGGGGTGCGAGTCGTCGTCGGCACCCGAGTCGGACGAGCGGGACGCGAGCAGTTCCGTTGCGGTCGTCTTCCCGGTCCCGGGGGTGCCCGTCACGGCGACTCTCACGTGTCGGCCACCTCCGCGCTGGAGTCGTCGGTCCCGTCGGTCGAGTCCCGCTCGAGATCGAGGGTCGCGAGCACGTCGTTGAGCGTCGCGACGGCGCGCTCGGTCTCCTCGTCGGTCCCGCAGGTGATACGGATACAGCCCGGCAATCCGAAACTCGAGCAGTCGCGAACGATGACGCCCCGCTCCTGCATTTCGTCGGCGACGACCGAGCCGTCGCCGACGTCGACGAGGACGAAGTTGCCCTCGCTCTCCCAGACGTGGGCGTCGACGTTCTCGCGCATGTACGCGCGGGACTCGCGGGCCGTCCCGACGGTGCGTTCGACGTGTTCGTCGTCGTCGATGGCGGCGAGCCCCGCTCGGCACGCCAGCTCGCTCGCCGCGAAGGGCGTGTTCACGCGAGCGTACGCGTCGCTCCACTCGTCGGGAACGACGGCGTAGCCGAGTCGAACGCCCGCGAGGCCGTACGCCTTCGAGAACGTGCGAAGGACCGCGACGTCGTCGCGGGCCTCGAACCCGTCCCGGCCCTCGATCAGCGCGACCGCGCTGTCCCGGTCGGCGAACTCCCCGTAGGCCTCGTCGACGACGATCAGCGTCTCGTCGTCGGTCGCGTCGGCGAGCGTCTCGACGTCCGCGAGCGGAATCGTCGAGCCGGACGGGTTGTGCGGGCTGGTGAGGAAGACCAGTCGGTCGCCGTCGTAGGCCTCGAGGACCGTCTCGGCGTCCTGTGCGAAGTCGTCCTCGCGCTCGAGGCCGTACTCCCGGACGCCGCCGTGGTGGAATCGGGAACTCATCCCGTAGTAGGCGAAGCCGGGATCGGGGACGAGGACGGTATCGCCGGGCACTACCGTCGCCCGGTGGAGGTAGTCGATCGCTCCGTCGCCGCCGTTGGCCAGCCAGACCTGCTCGTCGGTGACCTCCCAGCGGTCGGCGACGGCGCTCCTGAGGTCTGCGTGGACGGCCTTCGGGTAGGAACTCACGCTCGAGGCCGTCTCGCGGATCGCGACGGCGGCGGCCGGCGAGGGCCCGTGCGGGTTCTCGTTCGAGGCGAGTTTGAC from Natrinema salaciae encodes:
- a CDS encoding adenylate kinase family protein — encoded protein: MRVAVTGTPGTGKTTATELLASRSSDSGADDDSHPDLEVIHLNRVLEDDGLYTEVDTDRDSKVADLAAIGEWLEGRDEVVIESHLAHHFDADRVAVLRCRPETLEERLLERGETAAKARENAESEALDVILSEAVDEHGLESVYEIDTTDREPAAVADELAAVAAGERDPSAGDVDFVGYLT
- the hisC gene encoding histidinol-phosphate transaminase → MQPRDLSDHVAYEAGRGIEEVARELGRDPSDFVKLASNENPHGPSPAAAVAIRETASSVSSYPKAVHADLRSAVADRWEVTDEQVWLANGGDGAIDYLHRATVVPGDTVLVPDPGFAYYGMSSRFHHGGVREYGLEREDDFAQDAETVLEAYDGDRLVFLTSPHNPSGSTIPLADVETLADATDDETLIVVDEAYGEFADRDSAVALIEGRDGFEARDDVAVLRTFSKAYGLAGVRLGYAVVPDEWSDAYARVNTPFAASELACRAGLAAIDDDEHVERTVGTARESRAYMRENVDAHVWESEGNFVLVDVGDGSVVADEMQERGVIVRDCSSFGLPGCIRITCGTDEETERAVATLNDVLATLDLERDSTDGTDDSSAEVADT